The following proteins are co-located in the Eublepharis macularius isolate TG4126 chromosome 5, MPM_Emac_v1.0, whole genome shotgun sequence genome:
- the LOC129330597 gene encoding NADH-cytochrome b5 reductase-like isoform X1, translating into MDDIEDDWLSLKPHEPLPSQCCGSGCKPCIYDVYQKELEQWEKAKAKQDRSLLTRKKPQSRNSELAPEMFTAFIISSVDQLTEDTYQYKFELPGNSSLGLSLGQHIVLRGVVNGLEIQRAYTPITPVNAEGYFEVLIKCYEGGLMSQYVRSWKHGEAVSWRGPFGGFPYRPNQYGQLLMLASGTGLAPMLPIIQHITDNENDETFVTLVGCFRNFENIYMKSLLQDQSRFWNIRTFYVLSQEHSLENLPWSYQKNTHLGRINENLIRSMMNTCRRQPFVLICGSVSFSDDMEKCLKAIGFQEDSYFVF; encoded by the exons atggatgacattgaagatGACTGGCTGTCACTCAAGCCCCATGAACCATTGCCATCTCAGTGCTGCGGCAGTGGCTGCAAACCCTGCATCTATGATGTGTACCAGAAGGAGCtggagcaatgggaaaaggcCAAGGCAAAACAAGACAGAAGCCTCTTGACCAGAAAGAAGCCACAA AGCAGGAATTCAGAACTAGCTCCAGAAATGTTTACAGCTTTCATCATAAGCTCTGTGGATCAGCTGACAGAGGACACCTACCAGTATAAATTTGAATTGCCTGGAAATAGCAGCTTGGGGTTGAGTTTAGGACAACATATTGTGCTAAG aggAGTAGTGAATGGTTTGGAGATTCAGCGAGCCTATACTCCAATTACTCCTGTGAATGCTGAAGGATACTTTGAAGTTTTAATAAAG TGCTATGAAGGTGGACTAATGTCGCAATATGTAAGATCTTGGAAACATGGAGAAGCAGTATCTTGGAGAGGGCCATTTGGAGGCTTCCCTTACAGACCCAATCAG TATGGACAACTTCTTATGCTTGCTTCCGGTACTGGCCTAGCACCAATGCTTCCCATTATCCAGCACATAACAGACAATGAGAATGATGAAACATTTGTAACCCTGGTAGGCTGCTTcaggaattttgaaaatatttacaTGAAGTCTCTTCTTCAAGACCAGTCACGATTCTGGAACATAAGGACATTTTACGTTCTAAGCCAG GAACACTCACTTGAAAACCTGCCTTGGAGCTATCAAAAGAATACACATCTGGGCCGGATCAATGAGAACTTGATAAGAAGTATGATGAATACATGTAGAAGGCAACCTTTCGTACTGATATGTGGCTCAGTATCCTTTAGTGATGATATGGAGAAATGTTTAAAAGCCATAGGTTTTCAAGAAGATTCATATTTTGTATTTTAG
- the LOC129330597 gene encoding NADH-cytochrome b5 reductase-like isoform X2, producing MGKGQGKTRQKPLDQKEASRNSELAPEMFTAFIISSVDQLTEDTYQYKFELPGNSSLGLSLGQHIVLRGVVNGLEIQRAYTPITPVNAEGYFEVLIKCYEGGLMSQYVRSWKHGEAVSWRGPFGGFPYRPNQYGQLLMLASGTGLAPMLPIIQHITDNENDETFVTLVGCFRNFENIYMKSLLQDQSRFWNIRTFYVLSQEHSLENLPWSYQKNTHLGRINENLIRSMMNTCRRQPFVLICGSVSFSDDMEKCLKAIGFQEDSYFVF from the exons atgggaaaaggcCAAGGCAAAACAAGACAGAAGCCTCTTGACCAGAAAGAAGC GAGCAGGAATTCAGAACTAGCTCCAGAAATGTTTACAGCTTTCATCATAAGCTCTGTGGATCAGCTGACAGAGGACACCTACCAGTATAAATTTGAATTGCCTGGAAATAGCAGCTTGGGGTTGAGTTTAGGACAACATATTGTGCTAAG aggAGTAGTGAATGGTTTGGAGATTCAGCGAGCCTATACTCCAATTACTCCTGTGAATGCTGAAGGATACTTTGAAGTTTTAATAAAG TGCTATGAAGGTGGACTAATGTCGCAATATGTAAGATCTTGGAAACATGGAGAAGCAGTATCTTGGAGAGGGCCATTTGGAGGCTTCCCTTACAGACCCAATCAG TATGGACAACTTCTTATGCTTGCTTCCGGTACTGGCCTAGCACCAATGCTTCCCATTATCCAGCACATAACAGACAATGAGAATGATGAAACATTTGTAACCCTGGTAGGCTGCTTcaggaattttgaaaatatttacaTGAAGTCTCTTCTTCAAGACCAGTCACGATTCTGGAACATAAGGACATTTTACGTTCTAAGCCAG GAACACTCACTTGAAAACCTGCCTTGGAGCTATCAAAAGAATACACATCTGGGCCGGATCAATGAGAACTTGATAAGAAGTATGATGAATACATGTAGAAGGCAACCTTTCGTACTGATATGTGGCTCAGTATCCTTTAGTGATGATATGGAGAAATGTTTAAAAGCCATAGGTTTTCAAGAAGATTCATATTTTGTATTTTAG